GCCGGCTGAACTGTTCCCTGACGCGCCGCCGTGCCGGCGCGGCGCTGCTGCTGCTGGCCGCAGTGCTGCTGATGCATGCCCTGTTCGGGCGCCTGCTGTGGCGCCTGCATGAGGACTGGCTCGGCGAGGCCGCGAGCGCGCCGCCGCCGCGCCTGGCCGTGGCCTTTGTGCGCGAGCTGAGCCCGCAGGTGGTGAAGACGCCGCCGCGGCCCATGACGCGGCGCCTGCCGCCGCCGCTGGCCAGCGCCGAGCTGGCGCCCGGCCTGCCGGCCGAGCTGCCCGCGGCGGCGATCGAGCCGCCGGCCGCGCCGGAGCCGCTCGGGGATCTGGCGTTGCCGGAGCCGCCGCCGGATGCCGCGGAGCCGGGCCCGGAATGGCCGGCCTCGACCCGGCTGCGCTACACCCTGAACGGCCATTACCGCGGCGAGGTCAACGGCGAGGCCGAGGTGCAATGGCTGCGCGAGGGGCGGCGCTACCAGGTGCATCTGGAGGTGCGGGTCGGCGCCAGCTTCGCGCCGCTGATCAGCCGGCGCATGAGCAGCGACGGGCTGCTGACCGCCGCGGGCATCGCGCCCGAGCGCTACGACGAGGACACCAAGATGCTGCTGCGCGAACGCCAGCGCGTCACGGTGCGCTTCGATCGCGAGGGCCAGGTCTTGCGCCTGCCGCGCGGGCCGGCCCAGCCCCTGCCGGCCGGCGCGCAGGACGCCGCCAGCCAGTTCGTGCAGCTGACCTGGCTGTTCCTGACCGGGCGCGAGCGCCTGGAGCCGGGCCGGGTGCTGGAGCTGCCGCTGGCCCTGCCGCGCCGGCTCTACCAATGGCGCTACGAGGTGGTCGGCGAGGAGCTGCTCTACACCCCGATGGGCCCGCTGCCGGCCTGGCATCTGCGCCCGCAGCTGGAGCGGCTGCCCAGGACCAGCGACCTGAAGGCCGAGGTCTGGCTGGCGCCGGGCCTGCAGTACCTGCCGGTGCGGCTGCGCATCGCGCAGGATGAGCAGACCTATATCGACCTGATGCTGAAGGCGCCGCCGCTGCAGGCGGCACAGTAAAGTAGCCGCCAGCGATTTCATCAATCCACCAGACAAGGAGACCCCGATGACTTACGAATGCATCCTGACCGAGGTGCGCGGCGAGGGTGAACGCAGGACCGGCCTGATCACCTTGAACCGCCCCAAGCAGCTCAATGCGCTGAACGACCAGCTGATGGACGAGCTGGGCCAGGCCCTGCTGGCCTTCGATGCCGATGAGGGCATCGGCTGCATCGTGCTGACCGGCTCCGAGCGCGCCTTCGCGGCCGGCGCCGACATCCCGACGATGGCGCCGCACAACTTCATGAGTGCCTTCAAGAGCGGGCTGATCTCGAAGAACTGGGAAACCATCCTGCAGGTCAGGAAGCCGGTGATCGGCGCGGTGGCCGGCTTCGCGCTGGGCGGTGGCTGCGAGCTGGCGATGATGTGCGACTTCATCATCGCGGCCGATAGCGCCAAGTTCGGCCAGCCCGAGGTCAAGCTGGGCATCATTCCCGGCGCCGGCGGCACGCAGCGCCTGCCGCGCGCGGTGGGCAAGAGCAAGGCGATGGACCTGCTGCTGACCGCCCGCATGATGGACGCGGCCGAGGCCGAGAGCGCCGGCCTGGTGTCGCGCGTGGTGCCGGCGGACAAGCTGCTGGACGAGGCGCTGGCCGCGGCCGAGACCATCAACGGTTTCTCCGGCCCCTCGGTGATGCTGATCAAGGAGCTGGTCAACCTGGCCTTCCAGGGCCCGCTGACCGACGGCGTGCAGGTCGAGCGGCGCTACTTCCATGCGCTGTTCGGCAGCGAGGACCAGCGCGAGGGCATGGACGCCTTCCTGAACAAGCGCAAGCCGGCCTTCAAGCAGCGCTGATCCCGCAGCGGGGAGTGGCGTCGCTTGATGCATGTCAAGCGGCGCGCTCGCCGGGCTCGGTATGGTCGGCGCCTGCCTTGGCCGTCCGATGATCCCTGCCGTTTCCCCCTCTCTTGTCTCCCTGTTCTCGCGCCTGGGCCGTTGCCTGCGCGGGCGAATGATGCCGGCCCTGGCCGACGACCGGGCGGCCGACGGCCTGCCCTGCGCCGAGGGCCAGGCGCTCGAGATCGCGGGCCTGGGCCTGTGGGACTGGCAGGTGGCCAGCGGGCGCACCTGCTTCGACGCGCGCTGCGCCGCGCTGCTGGGCCGGCCAGACCTGCCCCTCGAGTTCGAGCGCTGGTGCGAGCAGCTGCACCCCGACGATGCGCCGCCGCTGCTGGCGCGGCTGCAGGACTGCCTGGCCGGGCGCAGCGATCGCTACGAGCAGCAGTTTCGGCTGCGCCACCGCGATGGCCATTGGGTCTGGCTGCTGGGGCGCGGGCGGGTGCTGGCGCGCGACGGCGCCGGCGCGGCGCGGCGCCTGCAGAACACCCTGCTGGACATCGATGCGCTGCGCACCGGCGAGGAGGCGCTGCGCGCCCAGGTGCGCCACAGCCAGGCGATCCTGGACCATATGGTGGACGGGGTGATCACGATCGATGCCCGGGGCCGCATCGAGTCGGTCAACCCGGCCGCCTGCACGATGTTCGGCTACCCGGCCGAGGCCCTGCTGGGCCGCGACATCGGCCTGCTGATGCCGGAGCCGGACGGCAGCCGCCATGGCGGCTATATCGCCCGCTACCTGGGCGGTGGGCCGGCCCGCATCATCGGCAAGGGGCGCGATGTGCAGGGGCGGCGCCGCGACGGCAGCCTGTTTCCGTTGAGTCTGGCGGTCTCGCATGTCGAACGCGAGGGCCGGCCGCTGTTCATCGGGCTGACGCGCGACATCAGCGCGCGCAAGCAGGCCGAGGCCGAGATCGAGCGCCTGGCCTTCTACGACGCGCTGACCGGCCTGCCGAACCGGCGCCTGCTGCTGGACCGGCTGAACCAGGCGCTGGCCGCGGCGCGGCGCAAGGGCCGGCATGGCGCGGTGCTGTTCATCGACATGGACAACTTCAAGTCGATCAACGACACCCTGGGCCATGGCATGGGCGACCGGCTGCTGCAGGGCGTGGCCCAGCGCCTGCAGGCGGCGCTGCGTGCCGACGACACGGTGGCGCGCTGGGGCGGCGACGAATTTGTCGTGCTGCTGCAGGACCTGGGCGCCCAGCGCGAGGAGGCCGGCCTGCATGCCGAGTCGGCGGCCGAGAAGCTGCTGCGCGTGCTGGGCCAGCCCTATCTGCTGGACGGCCTGACTCACCACAGCACGCCCAGCATCGGCATCGTGCTGTGGGGCGAGCGCGCGACCGACAGCGAGGAGCTGCTCAAGCACGCCGACCATGCGATGTACCAGGCCAAGGCGGCCGGGCGCAACCGGCTGTGCTTCTTCGACCCGGTGACCCAGGCCGCGCTGGCCGAGCGCGCGGCGCTGGAGGCGGCGCTGCGCCAGGCGATCGACCTGCAGCATCTGGAGCTGCATTGCCAGCCCCAGGTGGGGCGCGACGGCGCGCTGCTGGGCGGCGAGCTGCTGCTGCGCTGGCAGCATGCCGAGCGCGGCTGGATCTCGCCGGCCCAGTTCATCCCGCTGGCGGAGCAGACCGGGCTGATCGTGCCGCTGGGCGAATGGGCACTGCAGCAATGCTGTCGGGTGCTGGCCGGCTGGGCCGGCGATGCGGCGCTGGCGCCGCTGTCGCTGGCGGTGAACCTGAGCGCGATCCAGCTGCGCCAGAAGGGTTTCCTGGGCCTGATGCAGCAGCTGCTGGCGCGCGGCGGCGTGCCGGCCGAGCGGCTCAAGATCGAGCTGACCGAGAGCGCATTGCTGGAGGATGTGGAGGCGGTGATCCGGCTGATGGAGCAACTGCGTGCTTTAGGCCTGCGCTTCTCGCTGGACGACTTCGGCACCGGCTATTCCTCGCTGGCCTATCTGAAGCGCCTGCCGCTGACCCAGCTGAAGATCGACCAGAGCTTTGTACGCGACCTGCTGAGCGAGCCGAACGCCCGCGCGATCGCCCGCGCCATCATCCAGATGGGCGACAACCTTGGCCTGGAGGTGATCGCCGAGGGGGTGGAGACGCCGGCGCAGCGCGAGCTGCTGGCCGAGCAGGGCTGCCATGCCTTCCAGGGCTGGCTCTACGGCCGGCCGCTGCCGCTGGCGGAGTTCGAGGCCCTGGCGCGCCGCTGGCCGAACGAAGGGGCGATGGTCGCGCAGACGGGGGGCTGAGGCGCGGCTCTTTCATGGATTCTTCTTATTCTTTGAATGCTCAATTCATGATTGGCTGGTTTTTTACCGGTCGGTGAGTTTCTACAGTTGAGGCCATGGACAACAGGCAAGACGCCCGAGTCCTTCAACCCAACAAGGAAGTCACATCATGATCAAGAAGCTGTCTGTTATCGCCCTGTCCCTGATCGCCGCCGGTGCCGCCATGGCCCAAGGCCTGACCCGCGAGCAAGTCGTCGCCGAGCTGGAGCGTGCCCGCGCCAGCGGCGAGCTGGCCGTGCTGAACAGCGAGAACCCCAGCGCCTTCGAGCGCGGCCAGTTCCAGGCCAAGTCCAACACGACCCGCGCCGCCGTGCTGGCCGAGCTGGAACGCGCCCGCAGCGCCGGCGAGATCGCCCGCGTCGACTACGAGGCCTACGGCCCGGTGTTCGCCAAGCAGGGCGTCTCGACCAAGACCCGCGCCGAGGTGGTGGCCGAGCTGGAGCGCGCCCGCGCCAATGGCGAGCTGGCCGTGCTGAACAGCAACAACCCCAGCTACGCCGAGCTGGCGGGCATCAACCAGGGCGCCCAGGCCCAGCGACTGGCCGGCCAGCCCAAGAGCGCGCAGTAAGCGTCGTAGCGCCAAATGAAAAAGCGGCCCGCGGGCCGCTTTTCTCATGGGCGAGAGGGTTCAGGTCTCGCGGCGCAAGGCCGGCGGGATCACGATTCCCGGCGCAAGGCCGGGAACAGGATCACGTCGCGGATCGACGGGCTGTCGGTGATCAACATCATCAGGCGGTCGATGCCGATGCCGCAGCCGCCGGTCGGGGGCATGCCGTATTCCAGCGCGCGGATGAAGTCGGCGTCGAAGAACATCGCTTCCTCGTCGCCGGCATCCTTGTTGGCCACCTGGGCCTGGAAGCGCGCGGCCTGGTCCTCGGCATCGTTCAGCTCGGAGAAGCCGTTGGCGTATTCGCGGCCGGTGATGAAGAGCTCGAAGCGCTCGGTGATCGCGGGGTTGGCGTCGGAGGCGCGGGCCAGCGGCGAGACCTCTACGGGATAGTCGATGATGAAGGTCGGCTCCCAGAGCTTTTCCTCCACCACGGCCTCGAACAGGCCGAACTGCAGCTCGGCCAGGCTCCAGCGCGCCGGGGCTTCCTCGCCAGCGGCCAGGATCTTGGCGCGCAGCAGCTCGGGCTGGTCGGCCTCGGCCTCGCTCAGGCCGGCGAACTTGACCAGCGAATCGCGCACCGACAGGCGTGCAAACGGCTTGTCCAGCGCGACCGGCTTGCCGGCATAGGTCAGCGCGGCGCTGCCGGTGGCGGCGATCGCGGCGTGGCGCAGCACGGCCTCGGTGAAGTCCATGATCTCGTGATGCGTCCAGTAGGCCGCATAGAACTCCATCATCGTGAACTCGGGGTTGTGACGCACCGAGATGCCTTCGTTGCGGAAGTTCCGGTTGATCTCGAACACCCGCTCGAAGCCGCCCACCACCAGGCGCTTCAGGTACAGCTCCGGCGCGATGCGCAGGAACATCTCCTGGTCCAGCGCGTTGTGGTGGGTGGTGAAGGGCTTGGCGTTGGCGCCGCCCGGGATCGGGTGCAGCATCGGCGTCTCGACCTCGAGGAAGCCGTTTTCCACCATGAAGCTGCGGATCGCCGACACGCCCTGGCTGCGCGCGACGAAGCGCTTGCGCGCGTCCTCGTCGGTGATCAGGTCGACATAGCGCTGGCGGTACTTCTGCTCCTGGTCGCTCATGCCGTGGAACTTGTCCGGCAGCGGGCGCAGGCTCTTGGTCAGCAGGCGCAGGGTCGAGACGCGCACCGACAGCTCGCCGGTCTTGGTCTTGAACAGGGTGCCTTCGGCGCCGACGATGTCGCCCAGGTCCAGGTGCTTGAAGCTCTCGTAGCTCTCCTCGCCGACACCGTCCTTGGTGACGAAGAGCTGGATGCGGCCGGTGGCGTCCTGCAGGGTGCCGAAGGAGGCCTTGCCCATGATGCGCTTGAGCATCAGGCGGCCGGCCACGCTGACCTTGACGCCCTGCGGCTCCAGGGTCTCGTTGTCCAGCGCGCCGTACTGCTGCGACAGGGGCAGCGCGCGGTGCTGGGGCTTGAAGTCGTTGGGGAAGGGGACCTGGGTCTTGGCGCGCAGCGCGGCCAGCTTCTCGCGGCGTTCGGTGATCAGCTGGTTCTCGTCTTGCGGGGCGGCGGCGCTGGCCTGGGGCGTGGTCGGCTGGGTCATATCAACTCGTTGAATTTGCTGCGATTTTAGCCGCCGCTCGTAGAATCTCAGGCTTCGCCCGCTTCCGGCCGCCCATGTCCGTCGTTTCGCTCCCCATTCTGGACCGCAAGATCCGTTTCGCCCTGGTCGGTTGCGGCCGCATCGCCAAGAACCATGTCGAGGCCATCGCCAAGCATGGGGAACGCGCCGAACTGGTGGCCGTCTGCGACAACCGGCCCGAGGCGCTGGCCGCCGCGGTGGCCGCGACCGGCGCCTCGGGCTTCGCCTCGCTGCAGGCGCTGCTGGCGAGTGGCAGCGAGCCGGACATCGTCGTGCTGGCCACGCCCTCGGGCCTGCATTCGCAGCAGGCCATACGCATTGCCCAGGCCGGCCGCCATGTGCTGACCGAGAAGCCGATGGCGACCAAGTTCGAGGAAGGCCAGGCCATGGTGCGCGCCTGTCGCGACGCCGGCGTCAAGCTCTTCGTCGTCAAGCAGAACCGCCTGAACGCGACCGTGCAGCTGGTCAAGCGCGCGATCGACGAGGGCCGCTTCGGCCGCATCTACATGAGCACGGTGAATGTGTTCTGGACCCGGCCGCAGAGCTATTACGACGCCGCCAAGTGGCGCGGCCGCTGGGATCTGGACGGCGGCGCCTTCATGAACCAGGCCAGCCATTACGTCGACCTGCTGGACTGGCTGGTCGGCCCGGTGGATTCGGTGCATGCCTACACCGCGACCCTGGCGCGCGACATCGAGGCCGAGGACACCGGCGTGCTGTCGGCGCGGCTGCGCCATGGCGGCCTGGCCTCGATCAACGTCACGATGCTGACCTGGCCGCAGAACCTGGAGGGCTCGATCACCATCCTGGGCGAGAAGGGCACGGTCAAGATCGGCGGTACCGCGGTCAACAAGATCGAGCATTGGGCCTTCGCCGAGCCGCATCCGGACGACGAGGCGGTGAAGAACGCCAGCTACGAGACCGGCAGCGTCTACGGCTTCGGCCACCCGCTCTACTACGACAACGTGATCCGCAGCCTGCGCGGCGAGGCCAGCGCCGAGGTCGACGGCTACGAGGGCCTGCGCTCGCTGGAGATCCTGATCGCGGCCTACCGCAGCGCGCGCGACGGCCAGCGCGTCGGCCTGCCCTTGGTGTTTTAAGCACATGAGCTACTGGAAACACGACAGCGCCATCGTCGACGAGGGCGCGCAGCTGGGCGAGGGCAGCAAGGTCTGGCATTTCGCCCATGTCAGCCCCGGCGCGAGGATCGGCGCGCGCTGCTCGCTGGGGCAGGGCGTCTATGTCGGCAACGACGTGGTGATCGGTGATGGCTGCAAGGTGCAGAACAACGTCTCGGTCTACGACGCGGTGACCCTGGAGGACGAGGTGTTCTGCGGCCCCAGCATGGTGTTCACCAATGTCTACAACCCGCGCGCGGCGGTGGTGCGCAAGGACGAGTACCGCCGCACCCTGGTGAAGAAGGGCGCGACCCTGGGCGCCAACTGCACCATCGTCTGCGGCACGACCATCGGCGAATACGCCTTCGTCGGCGCCGGCGCGGTGGTGCAGAAGGATGTGGCGCCGCATGCGCTGATGGTCGGCGTGCCGGCGCGGCGCATCGGCTGGATGAGCCGGCATGGCGAGCGCCTGCAATTCGATGCCCAAGGCCAGGCGAGCTGCCCGGCCACCGGCGAACGCTACCGCCTCGTCGGCGAGCATGTGGAGCTGATCCCCCAATGAGTCTTCTGCCCTTCATCGACCTGAAATCGCAGTACGCGGCGCTGAAGAGCGACATCGACGCGCGTATCCAGAAGGTGCTGGACCATGGCCAGTACATCATGGGGCCCGAGGTCAAGGAGCTGGAGCAGCGGCTGGCCGCCCATGTGGGCGTCAAGCATTGCGTCACGGTCGCCAGCGGCACCGAAGCCCTGCTGATCGCGCTGCTGGCGCTGGACCTGAAGCCCGGCGACGAGGTGATCACGACGCCCTTCACCTTCGCCGCGACGGTGGAGGTGATCGCGCTGCTGGGCGCGGTGCCGGTCTATGTGGACATCGAGCCCGACAGCTGCAATCTCGACGCGCGCCTGCTCGAGGCCGCGATCACGCCCAGGACCCGCGCCATCATGCCGGTCAGCCTGTACGGCCAGGTGGCCGACATGGACGAGATCAACGCGATCGCGGCGCGCCACGGCCACATCCCGGTGATCGAGGACGCCGCGCAGAGCTTCGGCGCGAGCTACAAGGGCCGCAAGAGCTGTGGCCTGTCCACCTGGGGCGCCACCAGCTTCTTCCCCAGCAAGCCGCTGGGCTGCTACGGCGACGGCGGCGCGCTGTTCACCGACGACGACGCGCTGGCCCAGGCCGCGCGCGAGATCCGCGTGCATGGCCAGAGCCAGCGCTACACCCACACCCGCGTCGGCGTCGGCGGCCGCATGGATACGCTGCAATGCGCGGTGGTGCTCGGCAAGCTGGAGCGCTTCGACTGGGAGATCGCGCAGCGCCTGAAGATCGGCGCGCGCTACCAGCAGCAACTGGAGGGCCTGCCGCTGCAGCGCCTGGCGGTGCGCGCGGACCGTGACTGCGTCTGGGCCCAGTTCACCGTGATGGTCGAGAACCGCGCGGCCGTGCAGCAGGCGCTGAACGAGGCCGGCATCCCGACCGCGATCCATTACCCCAAGCCGCTGCATCGTCAGCCGGCCTATGCCCGCCCCGAGCTCAGCTTCCCGCATGCCGAGGCCGCGGCCGAGCGGGTGATCAGCCTGCCGATGAGTGCCGACCTGAGCGAGGCGCAGCAGGACCAGGTGATAGCCGCGCTGCGCCGCGCGCTGGCGGAGCGCTGAGGGCGATGCAAGCCGGGGGGCTGTGGCGCTCCACGCTGACCCTGCTGGCCGGCGGCGCGCTGGCCCAGGCCCTGCCGCTGCTGCTGGGTCCCTGGCTGACGCGCCTCTATTCGCCGACCGAGTTCGGCCAGTTCGCGCTGATGTGGACCCTGGCCACCAATGTGGCGGTGGTGGGCTGCGCGCGCTACGAGTTCGCGCTGCCGCTGGAGCGCGACGACGGCGCCGCGGCGCTGCTGATGGGCCTGTGCCTGCGCGTGCTGCTGGGCGTCACGGCGGCCTGCATCGCGGCCGGACTGCTGCTGTGGGTCTGGCGCGGGGGCGAGCTGGCGCTGGCCCTGCCGCTGGCCGTGCTGGCCGGCGCGGCGGCGCAGGGCATGACCCTGTGGGCGACGCGCCAGCAGCGCTTCGCTCAGCTGGCCGCGGCGCGGGTGCTGCAGTACGGCGGCGCGGCGGTGCTGCAGCTGGCGCTGGGGCTGGCCGGCATCGGCGCCTGGGGCCTGATGCTGGGGCCGGTGCTGGCGGGCCTGGCGGCCGCGCTGCTGCTGGCGCGGCCCGCGCCGGTGGGCGGCTGGCGGGTGCTGGTGGCGCAGCGCGGCGCCGAACTGAAGGCGATCGCGCGCCGGCATCGCGACTTCCCGTTGCTGAACACGCCGCATGCCTTCGCCGGCGCGCTGCAGGACAGCCTGGCCCTGCTGATCATCACCGGCCTGTCCGGCGATGCGGCGGCCGGCTACTGGGCGCTGGCGCTGCGCTACCTGAAGGCGCCGGCCGGCCTGGTGGGCGGGGCGCTGTCGCAGACCCTGTATCCGCGCCTGGTGCGGGCCGCGGATGCGGCCGAGGCGCTGGCCGTCGTGCGCCAGGTGATGGCGGCGCTGGCCGCGCTGGCGCTGCCGCTGCTGGTTGCGCTGCTGCTGTGGGGGCCGCAGCTGTTCGCCTGGGTGTTCGGCGAGCGCTGGATGGACGCTGGCCATCTGGCCCAGGCGCTGGCGCCCTATATCGCGCTGCATTTCATCGCCTCGCCGCTGTCGGTGGCGACGATGGCCTGGCAGGCCCAGGGCTGGGCCTTGCGCCTGGCGCTGGTGGGCCAGCTGATGTTCGTCGCCGGCCTGGCGCTGGGTCTGCACCTGGGCGGCCTGATCGGCGCGGCCTGGGGGGTCTCGGCCGCGATGGCGCTGTACTTCGGCTTCTTCTTCTGGGCGCTCGCGACCTGGAAGCGTTTTCCTCCCTTCACCGCAGCGCCCCCGCATGAGAGCCTGGCTTAACCGCATGCGCCGCGCCCTGTGGCGGCAGCTCTTCTTTCGCATGGTGTTCGGCGAGGCCGGCGCGCCGCATACGCGCATCGCGCCCAGCACCTGTATCGAGGGCGAGGCCGGCCTCAGGCTGGCCGACCATGTCTTCATCGGCCAGTTCAACTTCATCGACGCGAGCGCCGGACTCTCGATCGGCGAGGGCGTGCAGATCACCAACTTCTGCAGCATCGTCACGCACAGCTCGCATCGCTCGATCCGGCTGCTGGGACGCGCCTACACCAGCCAGCAGGCCCCGGTGCCGGGCTATATCAAGGGGCCGATCGAGATCGGGCCTTACGTCTTCGTCGGTCCGCACAGCCTGATCGAGGCCAACACCCGCATCGGCCGCGGCGCCCTGATCTGCGCCTATGCGCAGGTGCGCGGCGAGGTGCCGGCCTTCGCGATCATGGCCGGCCAGCCGGCGCGCCAGGTGGGCGATGTGCGCGAGCGCGACGCGGTGCTGCTGGCGCAGCATCCCGAGCTGGCTGCTCATTACGAAGCCTGGGCAGGAGAACTGCCGCGATGAGGCTGGTTCTCCTCGGCGACGGCGAAAGCCCGCATCTGCTGAAATGGGCGCGCGCGCTGCGGCCGCGGGTCGAGCTGTGGGCGGCTTCGAGCCGCGGCTTCCTACCGGAGTTCGAGGCCCTGCTGCCGGCCGAGCGGCGCCTGGCGCTGGGCAGCGCGGCCGCCCATGCCGGCGGCAATGTGGCGGTGCTGAGGAAACTACCGGCGCTGGGCGCCTGGCTGTCCCGGGTCGACGCCGACTGGATCAACGCGCATTACCTGACCTCGCATGGCACGCTGGCCTGGGCCGCCAAGGCCGGCTGGCGCCTGCGCGCGCGCATCGCCGGCTCGGCCTGGGGCAGCGACATCCTGGTCACGCCCCGGCAGGGCGCGGCCTACCGCTGGCTGACGCGGCGCGTGCTGCGCGCCTGCGCGCTTTGCACCTCCGACTCGCGCCACATGACCGAGCGCATGCAGCAAGAAGATCTCGGTGCCGGCGAGGTGATGACCTTTCCCTTCGGCCTGGAGGAGTTGCCCGCGCAGGACCTGGGGCCGAAACAGCCCTGGCTGTTCTTCGCCAACCGCGGCCTGGAGCCGATCTACCGGCCGCAGCGGGTGATCGAGGTCTTCGCCGCGCTGGCGCGGCAGCAGCCGGAGGCGCGGCTGGTGGTGGCCAACGACGGCTCGCTGCGCGCCGCGCTGGAGCGGCAGGTGCAGGTGCTGGGCCTGCAGGGCCGTGTCGAGTTCGTCGGCCGGCTGGATGCCCGGACCCAGGCCGGCTGGTATGCCAAGGCGCGCTGGTACCTGAGCCTGCCGGCCAGCGATTCGGTCGCGGTCTCGGTGCTGGAGGCGATGGCGCATCAATGCGTGCCGATCCTGGCCGAGCTGCCGGCCAATCGCGAGCTGATCGCGCCGGACGCGGGGCAGGGCCTGATCCTGGCCGATGGCGCGCTGCCGGATGTTTCGACGCTGGCGGGCCTGGACGCGGCGGCCGCCGGGCGCGCCAACCGCGCCTGGGTGGCCGAGCATGGCCTGTTTGCACCGGCGGTGGCGCGCTTTGTCGCGCGGCTGCAAGAATTGTCATCACAGATTAAATGAAGATCCTGCTGATCAACCACTACGCCGGCTCGCCACAGTACGGCATGGAATACCGCCCCTACTACCTGGCGCGCGAATGGGTGCGCGCCGGGCATCAGGTGCTGATCCTGGCCGCGTCCTACTCGCATGTGCGCACCCAGCAGCCGGAGCGCCTGGGCGAGACCATCGACGGCATCTCCTACTGCTGGTATCCGACGCCGGCCTACCAGGGCAACGGCCTGGGCCGGGTGCGCAATATCTGGTCCTTCTGCCGCCAGGTCGCCAAGGACGCCGACATCCTGGTGCGCGAATTCGCGCCCGACGCGGTGATCGCCTCCAGCACCTACCCGATGGACATCTGGGTGGCGCGCAAGATCGCGCGCCAGGCCGAGGCCAAGCTGGTCTACGAGGTGCATGACCTGTGGCCGCTGTCGCCGATCGAGCTGTCGGGCATGTCGCCGAAGCATCCCTTCGCGCTCTTGTGCCAGAAGGCCGAGAACGATGCCTACCGCGACGCGGACCGGGTGGTCTCGATGCTGCCCAAGGTGCAGGAGCACATGGCCGCCCATGGCCTGGATCTGGCCAAGCTGCACATCGTGCCCAACGGCATCACCCTGGACGAATGGGACGAGGAGCGGGCGCCGGGCCTGCAGTCCGAGATCGCGGCCCATATCGCCACCCAGCGCGCGGCCGGCAAGCTGATCGTCGGCTATGCCGGCTCGCATGGCCTGCCGAATGCGCTGGACACGCTGCTGGACGCGGCCAAGCTGCTGAAGGGCCAGCCCTTGCAGATCGTGATGGTGGGCGGCGGCCATGAGAAGGCGCGGCTGGCGGCGCGGGTACGCGACGAGGGCCTGGGCAATGTGGCGCTGTTCGACGCGATCCCGAAGGCGCAGATCCCGGCGCTGCTGGCGGCCTTCGACATCGCCTACATCGGCTGGCAGCGCACCCCGATCTACCGCTTCGGCATCGCGCCGAACAAGCTGATGGACTACATGATGGCGCGCCGGCCCGTGCTGCATTCGGTCGAGGCCGGCAATGATCCGGTGGCCGAGGCCGGTGCCGGCCTGACTGTGGCGCCGGAAGACCCGCGCGCGGTGGCCGAGGGCCTGCAGCGCCTGGCCGCGCTGCCGACGGCGGAGCGCGCCGCGATGGGCGAGCGCGGCCGCCGCTTCGTGCTGGCGCACCATACCTATCCCGTACTGGCCCGACGTTTCATCGACGCACTCTCATGACCCAGCACAAGCAGCAGGAGTTGCAAGCCATCGCCGAGCGCTATGCGCGGCGCGCGGCCACGGTCGAGCCCGACCGCTACAGCCTGCTGCGGCCCGAGGTCTGGCAGATGCTGCAGGAGCGCCAGCGCGCGCTGCTGCGGGTGCTGGCGCGGCGGCCCGGGCGGCCGGCGGACTGGCGGCTGGCCGAGGTGGGCTGCGGGGCCGGCGGCAATCTGCTGGAGATGCTGCGCCTGGGGCTGGCGCCCGAGCATCTGAGCGGCATCGAGCTGCTGCCCGAGCGCTATGAGGCTGCCCGCGCGGTGCTGCCGCCGGCCGTGCGTCTGAGCCTGGGTGATGCCGCGCAGGCGGGGCTGGAGGCCGGCAGCCAGGACCTGGTGCTGCAGTCCACCGTGTTCTCGTCCATCCTGAGCGACCGGGTGCAGCAGGGCCTTGCCGAGGCGATGTGGACCTGGC
This genomic stretch from Roseateles sp. DAIF2 harbors:
- a CDS encoding DUF3108 domain-containing protein, which translates into the protein MAGRLNCSLTRRRAGAALLLLAAVLLMHALFGRLLWRLHEDWLGEAASAPPPRLAVAFVRELSPQVVKTPPRPMTRRLPPPLASAELAPGLPAELPAAAIEPPAAPEPLGDLALPEPPPDAAEPGPEWPASTRLRYTLNGHYRGEVNGEAEVQWLREGRRYQVHLEVRVGASFAPLISRRMSSDGLLTAAGIAPERYDEDTKMLLRERQRVTVRFDREGQVLRLPRGPAQPLPAGAQDAASQFVQLTWLFLTGRERLEPGRVLELPLALPRRLYQWRYEVVGEELLYTPMGPLPAWHLRPQLERLPRTSDLKAEVWLAPGLQYLPVRLRIAQDEQTYIDLMLKAPPLQAAQ
- a CDS encoding enoyl-CoA hydratase; this encodes MTYECILTEVRGEGERRTGLITLNRPKQLNALNDQLMDELGQALLAFDADEGIGCIVLTGSERAFAAGADIPTMAPHNFMSAFKSGLISKNWETILQVRKPVIGAVAGFALGGGCELAMMCDFIIAADSAKFGQPEVKLGIIPGAGGTQRLPRAVGKSKAMDLLLTARMMDAAEAESAGLVSRVVPADKLLDEALAAAETINGFSGPSVMLIKELVNLAFQGPLTDGVQVERRYFHALFGSEDQREGMDAFLNKRKPAFKQR
- a CDS encoding bifunctional diguanylate cyclase/phosphodiesterase, whose amino-acid sequence is MMPALADDRAADGLPCAEGQALEIAGLGLWDWQVASGRTCFDARCAALLGRPDLPLEFERWCEQLHPDDAPPLLARLQDCLAGRSDRYEQQFRLRHRDGHWVWLLGRGRVLARDGAGAARRLQNTLLDIDALRTGEEALRAQVRHSQAILDHMVDGVITIDARGRIESVNPAACTMFGYPAEALLGRDIGLLMPEPDGSRHGGYIARYLGGGPARIIGKGRDVQGRRRDGSLFPLSLAVSHVEREGRPLFIGLTRDISARKQAEAEIERLAFYDALTGLPNRRLLLDRLNQALAAARRKGRHGAVLFIDMDNFKSINDTLGHGMGDRLLQGVAQRLQAALRADDTVARWGGDEFVVLLQDLGAQREEAGLHAESAAEKLLRVLGQPYLLDGLTHHSTPSIGIVLWGERATDSEELLKHADHAMYQAKAAGRNRLCFFDPVTQAALAERAALEAALRQAIDLQHLELHCQPQVGRDGALLGGELLLRWQHAERGWISPAQFIPLAEQTGLIVPLGEWALQQCCRVLAGWAGDAALAPLSLAVNLSAIQLRQKGFLGLMQQLLARGGVPAERLKIELTESALLEDVEAVIRLMEQLRALGLRFSLDDFGTGYSSLAYLKRLPLTQLKIDQSFVRDLLSEPNARAIARAIIQMGDNLGLEVIAEGVETPAQRELLAEQGCHAFQGWLYGRPLPLAEFEALARRWPNEGAMVAQTGG
- a CDS encoding DUF4148 domain-containing protein codes for the protein MIKKLSVIALSLIAAGAAMAQGLTREQVVAELERARASGELAVLNSENPSAFERGQFQAKSNTTRAAVLAELERARSAGEIARVDYEAYGPVFAKQGVSTKTRAEVVAELERARANGELAVLNSNNPSYAELAGINQGAQAQRLAGQPKSAQ
- the lysS gene encoding lysine--tRNA ligase; this translates as MTQPTTPQASAAAPQDENQLITERREKLAALRAKTQVPFPNDFKPQHRALPLSQQYGALDNETLEPQGVKVSVAGRLMLKRIMGKASFGTLQDATGRIQLFVTKDGVGEESYESFKHLDLGDIVGAEGTLFKTKTGELSVRVSTLRLLTKSLRPLPDKFHGMSDQEQKYRQRYVDLITDEDARKRFVARSQGVSAIRSFMVENGFLEVETPMLHPIPGGANAKPFTTHHNALDQEMFLRIAPELYLKRLVVGGFERVFEINRNFRNEGISVRHNPEFTMMEFYAAYWTHHEIMDFTEAVLRHAAIAATGSAALTYAGKPVALDKPFARLSVRDSLVKFAGLSEAEADQPELLRAKILAAGEEAPARWSLAELQFGLFEAVVEEKLWEPTFIIDYPVEVSPLARASDANPAITERFELFITGREYANGFSELNDAEDQAARFQAQVANKDAGDEEAMFFDADFIRALEYGMPPTGGCGIGIDRLMMLITDSPSIRDVILFPALRRES